The segment CAGATGCGTGTTCCAAACGAAATTCGCCTGCGAATCGACGACCGTGAACCCCAGCCGCCGCATGCCGTCGGTCAGCCGCCGCCGGCTGGCGATGATCTTGGCCCGATTGTTGGTGAGCCATGATTGATCGTCGATCGCGGCGGTCGCCCCGGCGATCGACAAGGCATCACAATTATAAGAATCCTTGAGCTTCACGAGTTGCTCGATGATCTGCGGCTGCGCCACGACGTAACCGAACCGCAGCCCGGCCAGTGCATACGACTTGCTCTGCGACCGCGAGACGAGAATCTTTTCGTTCTCGGCCACGAGCTTGAGGCAGTTCGTGTCGGCGAAATCGACGTAGGCTTCATCCACCAACAGTGGACACGGCAGCCGGTCGGCCAGTTCGCGGATTCGCTCTGGCGAGACCATCGTGCCCGAGGGACTATTTGGATTCGGCAGAAAGGCGAAACTGAGGCGCTCGCGGCGGGCGGCGAAATCGTCGCCCAGCGACCAGTCGCATTGGAAAAGGATCTCCTCGGATTCGGCGCCCTGCAATTGGGCGAGCGTCTTGTAGAGGATGTAGCTCGGGTAGGGTAGCCGCAGCAAGTCGCCCGCTGCGACGAACGCCCGCGTGACGATCGTCAAGATGTCGTCGCTGCCGTTGCCGCACATGATCCAGCCCGGCTCGACCCCGAGCACTTCGGCCGCCCGGCGGCGAAACGCCTCGGCCATCGGATCGGGATAGCGCTGCAAGCCTTGTTCGAGCGCCGCCGCAATCGCCCGCGTCACCGCCGGCGAACAGGGATAGGGATTCTCGTTCGTATTGAGCTTGATAAACTTCCCGCCGCGCGGCTGCTCGCCAGGCGCATAACCTTCAATCGCGGCAATGTCGGGACGAACGTACATGCGAAAACTAGTTCCAATTTACTCTGTCGAGACTCTAGCCACGGATTGAACACGGATGGAGCACAGATTCTTATTAACGGGCTTCGCCCGCCGAATCCTTAGAATCCGTGTTTAATCAGTGTTCCATCCGTGGCTAAAAACCCTTCTTTTT is part of the Pirellulales bacterium genome and harbors:
- the hisC gene encoding histidinol-phosphate transaminase, which translates into the protein MYVRPDIAAIEGYAPGEQPRGGKFIKLNTNENPYPCSPAVTRAIAAALEQGLQRYPDPMAEAFRRRAAEVLGVEPGWIMCGNGSDDILTIVTRAFVAAGDLLRLPYPSYILYKTLAQLQGAESEEILFQCDWSLGDDFAARRERLSFAFLPNPNSPSGTMVSPERIRELADRLPCPLLVDEAYVDFADTNCLKLVAENEKILVSRSQSKSYALAGLRFGYVVAQPQIIEQLVKLKDSYNCDALSIAGATAAIDDQSWLTNNRAKIIASRRRLTDGMRRLGFTVVDSQANFVWNTHLSLSVKPLYERLKAERILVRYMNYADWGDGLRVSVGTDDQIDALFAALARMI